The Raphanus sativus cultivar WK10039 chromosome 6, ASM80110v3, whole genome shotgun sequence sequence CCTTTTTGTGATTTTGGGCTTTGCTTCATTTCGTTTCTGGAGATGCAGAGTAAAAAATAATGGTAAACATTCATGATTTCATCTATTCATTTGTTTGTcaacataataataatctaaaatagaataaaaaggaGTATTTCCATTATATATGATTACTAGATGCTAGGCACTAACAACAACTATTAACTTAAATTTCAGCTTATAAATCAAAAGATGCATGTAGGAATGATTTGAAACCACAAGATGTCCCaggtttagatttttttgagaTGAAGACCATACAAAATGCTACAAATAATTTCAGTCTATCAAACAAACTTGGACAAGGTGGATTTGGTTCTGTGTACAAGGTCAGAAACTTTTAATCCTCTTTGctctctttttatatattttctcgAGATGACCTTGTGCATTTCTGTTTTAGGGAAAGCTGCAAGATGGTAAAGAAATTGCTGTAAAGCGGCTTTCTAGCAGCTCAGGGCAGGGCAAAGAAGAGTTCATGAATGAAATAGTACTTATCTCAAAACTACAACACAAAAACTTAGTTCGGGTTTTGGGATGCTGCATTGAAGGAGAAGAGAGGCTATTGATTTATGAATTCATGTCGAACAAAAGCCTTGATACTTTTCTCTTTGGTTGGTCTCTTTTTGCCTCATCCTTTTACGATTATGAATTTTCTCTATGTGTAAAACACTTTTCTGGTAGTTCTTTACACTGTATTATTGCATAGATTCAAGAAAAAAGCTTGAGATTGATTGGCCTAAGAGATTCAGTATCATCAAAGGCATTGCGCGTGGACTTCTCTATCTCCATCGTGACTCATGCCTCAAAGTTATTCACCGAGATCTAAAGGTGAGCAATATTCTTTTGGATGAGAAGATGAACCCAAAAATATCAGATTTTGGATTGGCTCGGATGTATCAAGGAACCGAATATCAGGACAACACTCGCCGTGTTGTAGGAACTTTGTAAGAACCTATCTTTGAAAACATGATTGCCTaggattttttttagttataatctGAAGTAATTTGATGCAAGTGCAGAGGATACATGGCTCCTGAGTATGCATGGACTGGGGTGTTCTCTGAGAAATCCGACATCTACAGCTATGGAGTTCTGCTGTTAGAAATCATTAGCGGAGAGAAGATCTCAAGATTCAGCCATGCTGGAAAAACCCTTCTTGCATATGTAAGTGATACATCATCAGGTATTTGATTCCCATCAAGTATGGGAGATTCCACTGCTTGTTTTAAAACCTTTCTCCCTCTTATTTTGAAACCACAACAGGCATGGGATTTTTGGTCTGAAAACAAAGGAACTAATCTTCTAGACCAAGTTGTTACTAACTCATGTTGCCCATCTGAGGTTAGTAGGTGTGTTCAGATTGGTCTGCTTTGTGTTCAACACCAACCAGCAGAAAGGCCTAACACACTTGAGTTGCTGTCCATGCTCACCACAACATCAGATCTTCCATCACCTAAACAACCCACATTTGTAGTCAACGCGAGCGACTGTGAATCCCAGTTTAAGGATTTGATAACAGTCAACGAGATGACACAATCTGTGATACTTGGGCGATAAGGGAAAAATTAAATGTTCGATGGAAATTGTAGAGCTGAGGAATGCTTATATTGTGAAATCAATTCTACAATCAATGAAAAACTCATCGATGAGTTTGTGAAGTTGTGAAACCAAAAAACTTTCGCAATAAAGcagaatcaaaaccaaaataaatctatttaaaaaaaaaacagcacgCAGTAAGAATCTCAAGATAAAGAGAGTGTCATACATAATAATAAGATCACTCGGACTGGAACACAAGTTGGCAAGAACTGGAAGCCCTGACGACAGCAGGCAATTCGTTGAGCATTTCTCGTCTTTTTGCTAACCTGAAGAGCCTTTTCGATTCAATGGGTTCTATGATGAAGGTTGCCTTCTTCAAGTGTCGTGCATTGCCTAGAATGTATCTGGccacttctttctcttcttctcttatcCAATCAGGTCGTGTCCACACAAATGTCTCAAGATGCCACAACAAACATTGAGGGACACACTTGGGTTGGTTCCATTTCCCCGGCTCCATATTTTTCTTGTCCGAAACCAACTTTGGTTGTTGAGACGAATCCTGCACAAAGGAAAAGcaatgtatattattattattaattaacagACCTTCAAAAACTGAAATTGCTTACATCAGTGAGCTTAAGAACTTGTAGCTTAGGAGAGCTATCAAGCATTACTGCAAGTAGATTCCACCACTCAACTTTATGTGAATACATCTCAAGATATACCAGCTGATAGAAGACAATTCCAGTAGGATATGCAATCTGGTCCATGAGACACTTATTagtattattacaaaaaaaaaaaaaatagttcaatCAATCAAACCCGAGAAGTTACCTGCAAAGGTGATAAGTCCAAGCAAAGACGTTTGGTAGACTTAAGAGAAGCCATAATAGTCTCATTGGTTATATTCGAAACATTGCTAACATTCGCCTCTATTAGCAGCTCAGGCGCGTTCTCAATAAGACAATGCTCATAACCTTTCAACATTTGAATATTCAAGCGTACCAAAGAAGGAGCGTTTATCACATATCCCCCAATCCCATTCTCTCTTCCAACAAAATTCTCACCGTAAAGAGACAGCGTCTTGAGAGATGGAGACTCGATAACGAATTTCACCACATCGTTATAAGATCGATGGACGACCAAATGTTCAAGATTCGGGCAGCTAGAGAAAAGGTTTCGAATAGACTCACTGTCTTTGTAAACCACAGAGTGAAGATGAAGAGTTCTAAGGGAGTTGAGAGACACCAAAGAAGGAATATCTAGAAGAACGTGATGCTTGAACTTCAAGGTCTCAAGCGTGTCGAAACAAAACAAGCTGCTTGGAAATCTGATGGGGGGATCGCTATAACCAAAGTGGAGATCAAGCTCGAGGTCACGCACGTGGCGTGTGATTGCGATTCCAGCCCATACTCCAATGTACACGTCGTCGCATCTATCGTTTAGTTTCAGATGGAGAGTGTTCAAGATGGGAGATTTATGTGAAAGCAAAGACTTGGAAACACTCTCTGCGAATTTCTTTATATCTCCTTTGGATTCGAACCGGAGAACCGGCACCATTTTCCAAACGCACCGCCATCGCTTAGACAGAACACTTGTGGCTATGACAAGTTTTGTTGGGAGTAAAGACAATATCTGCAGAATCAAAGGTTCTGGTAACGCACTGATTCTGTCCACTACATCTCGCTTCCTCAAACTTTCtccactaaaaaaaaaatcaaacattaaGATTTAAGAGTCAGAGTTTGAAGCTTACTGTACTGTCAAGAACGGTTCATAGAAGTAAAAGAAGATCGAACAGAGAAACTAACCATTGTTCCATGTTCTTCGGATTCGTTCCTCCTCGTTACGAAGAATTGGACGCAGACAAACGTTTCGAAGAAATGGAGGAAGCGAAAGGTTTTAAGACACTAGGGCTTCATGATTATAACCGATCGGTTTTGGTCGGACCGAACCCAATCCAATATGGTCACTTTCGTCTAATTGGTTAATATACATACAATGTTGCTGTGTTCAAAAACGCGGCCTAGTTGCCGAGTAATCGGCCGAGTAGGCGCTAGGCGTCACCTTAGCGTGGAGAAAACACTCAATTCGGCTAGTCTAGGCGGTCAACAAGTTATTCTCGCGTTTGAccgaataattaaaaaatcaccGTATAATTGTGTAATCCGAGTAGGCCCAATTGGCCAATTCTCCATATTTATCTATAACAAAACACGAAGCCCAtacttttttttcctatttccAAGTGCTCTGATCTTTTCTTTAATTATACTAAGTTGAGTTTGAGATTTTATTTGTGGAAGAAACCCTAATATCACGATCTCTGAGTTTCAACCCAAGAACAAATCGAGTGTTCAAATCTAAGACCAAATCAGGTACTGGATATCTATTTTCACTTGATTTCCTTCTTTATTTCTTTGTGTTTACTTGACTTCAATTAGTTTCTGGGTTCTTGTTTTATCTTTTGGCTTTTGTTTCATCTTGTTTCATCGTGGTTAATATACTCATATTTTGGCTTTTGTTAATTTTGTGAAGTTTCTCATATGTGTTCATTATGTCTGAGTTTACTACTAGTATAAGATAAATGTCGTATTTCTCTTGAAGATAAAGGTCTCTGCTCTTCTTCATTGTTACTAAAAGACTTGATTTTGGTTCAACTAGTTAACTGTGTTTTTAGATTGTGTATGATTTTTCTGGCTAAAGAGTAAAGAGTTATATGTTTTCAGTTGACTTTTTTTTCCTCATGTTCTGTTAATAATTATTTAGGATATTACTGATGGTTTGTTTCATTATGTCACTTAGGAATCAATGGATGATCCACCGACAGATAGGCCTCCACCTCTTAAGCGTAACTCAAATGATGTAGGATGGCAGTATGGAGTCTTGTGTGATTCAAGAAGTCTAGACAAAGTTAAGTGTAAATTGTGTGGAAAAGAGTTTTCTggtggtgtgtttaaaatgaaaGAACAGAGATAAATGAGGAACGTGATGTTTTGTTTTCAagtcatgtttttgtttttgtttgtttttgctttCAAAGTCAAGCTGAcatcgttttctttttgtttgcagGTGTAATGTATAAGATATAACTTCTAACACATCTCTCTACTACACAGTGATAACTTGATCTTTAAAGATTATAACTTACTTTTTGTATATTCTTAAGATCAAGACAATCTTTTTTTGGTGTATCCCGTGTATAGAAATTAGCTTTTGTATTTTGAACTAGATGTGTATTAGAAgaaatttcaatatattttggaGTATAAGCTTtgtgttataaatttataatatatcttatgaattaaaatatatcaattatttgatgaaaaaaatatatatatatatataactaaaaattactCCCCGAGTACTCCCCGTTTAATCACCGCTTTTTTGATAACTCGCTAGGCCCGACGTCGCCGCCCGACTCGCGCCTAGCGCAATTTCGAACATGAATGTTGTAGTAGTCCCTTTCACTTATCAcatgcatttttttttatcaagcgTGGTTTTATTTCATGTCCATAATTTACACAAATGCTTGTAAATGCGTGGAAAATTctagaaaattttatatttcacataaaaaataattatctatcAAACACAAAATAGTTTATTATTgtgttcaaattttaaaaacacttacatattaaaaatattttagaaaatatatttatacaaatactTTTGCTTGATTattgtttaactataaaatatatatatattaatttaaagatatatatatattaaaatattaaatcgtcattatttttaaaagtaactaATTGTTATACAAATTCTTATTAattcaatatacatatattgtgAGAAGTCagtaatatatgtatattgaatTAATAAGAATTATTATAACAATTAGTtacttttaaaaacataaatcgacattatttttaaaaataactctgtaaattaatactcgataaattaataaacatcaCAAACCAAATATCTCAAATAGCATAATCATCTTATAATTTATCTTCGTACAAATAATTAAGAAACGACttctaatttataaaaataaaacaaaatattagttatgTTAGCTAATGTCACTCTGTACCAatcatcaatttttattttttccactTGATCTTAACATACAAAATCTAATTGAGAAACGACttctaatttataaaaataaacataatattaatgcGTGAAACTTTAAACAATTATTGTTATGTTACCTAGTGTCACTCTGTACCAATCatcagtttaatttttttccacTTGATCTTAACATACAAAATCTCATTatgaataaatcataaattaaataaatcatcaaaccaatcatcaaaattataaatataaattaaatataaaatgatcatGAAACCAATCACATATCATCAAACTGATCTAAATTCTAATACTCAAAATCAAAAGTTCAATTGAGTCAAGAACATACTATTgtttacaataattttatattttattttatacatgtaaattataaaaacataaaattaattcattatttttaattcttataaatatttaaatccgtatatttcaaaaaataattggTTATTAGTTCTACAACCTCAAACCAAGGAACACTTCATTTTTACTACTTGTTTTCCAAAACTACatctattaaattatacataaatttatagaaatatttgtatgtcaaaaattaaaataaatacaaactaacaaaattaatcaaatatagaaaacaaaaattatgatttaGTTCAGATGAAAACATAAAACTCAGTTTACctaaaataactaaaccaaTCAAATTTTGTGTATCATAGTCATATGTTTAATTCATATAATAACACAAGATATTGATTTTTTACTTATTTCCTTACATATGTATTAttataaaccaattttaattataaaaatgaaagtaaaaactgaacaattatttatttatattacaaatatttattggTGTATGAACAAGGGAGAGTCACCTAGTAATTAGTAAACAAACGTTAACCCTAACTCTAACATGACAGAATTGAAGATGTGATCTAGTCAGTAAGATGTGCTGCATCAATGATATGTCCCAGTGAAATGCCTGAACGAAATGTAATGCTTCAAAAGCTTTAACAGAAAAAATAGATGATTATGGACGTACAAAAGACTTGTATTGTTCAGTCTCAATAAAccctttgtttttttatttagttggTCGTTGGTCGATTTATTTTTGTCTTGCATCTCTGTTGTTAGGCATACGCATGAGATTGCGTATTCAAGCTCCAACTTTTAATTGAGTTAACAAGAGACATGAAAATGACACGATGTTTCAATATGAGGTCAACCATTAAAAGGTTGTTTGAGTTCCAAGGCTGGACTTCTAAAATTCAATTATTTGGGTCCAGCTTGTTTTATAATATgctttatattataaaacaagattttataaaacaagattttatgTAAGATCTTGGAAGATGGGCATATGGTCAACATTTTTTCCAGGTGCTTGACAATAATTCCCATAATTCATAGAATTCGTTTTTTGGCATACTTTTTCTTGCATTCCTGTTATCTTCTCCCTCTAGTCTGAAGGAAATCAATCTTGGAGACACAAGAACTAACATGGGGACAACTAGGTTTGCTTGTTTGCTTCTGTGTACTATGCTCTTAAGTTTTAGTTATGCAGTTTTGACGCCAACAAAGCCTTTGTCAATAGGACAAACCATCAGCTCCTCTGACGAGGTCTGTGAATTGGGGTTCTTCAGTCCAAATAACACCCAACATCAATATCTTGGAATCTGGATGAAAGGTATTATCCCCCGGGTGGTTGTGTGGGTGGCAAATAGAGAAGATCCTGTTACAGACTCCTCGGCTAATCTAACTATCAGCAGCAATGGAACTCTTCTGTTATTTAATGGTAAACATGGCCTTGTCTGGTCCAGTGGAGAGAGTACTTCAGCATCAAACGGGTCTCAAGTAGAGCTTCTGAACAACGGAAATCTTGTGGTCATGGACATTTTATCAGAAGAACAATATGGCAAAGCTTTGAGCATCTGAGCGATACTATGCTCCCTTTCTCAAGCGTCATGTATAATCTCACCACCGGAAAGAAGCAGGTTCTGACTTCCTGGAAAACTGACACCGATCCATCCCTGGTGACTTTGTTTACCAGATTACACCTCAAGTGCCATCACAGGTGTCTATTATGAGAGGCTCAGCACCTTATTGGAGAACAGGTCCATGGGCTAAAACAAGGTTCACAGGGATACCAAAAAATGGGTGCAACACTAACAAGTCCACTTAGCCTTCAGCAGGACGCAAACGGGTCAGTTTCTTTCACTTATGTAGACACAAACATCAAACTTCCACGTTTAATGATAACACCGGAGGGCTCAGTGAAGAACTTTCAGCATAATGGGACCGACTGGGAATTAAAATTTGAGGCTCCAACGAACACATGTGATTATTATGGTGTATGTGGAGCTTTTGGGTTGTGTGTTATGTCAGCATCTCCGACGTGTAAATGCTTGAAAGGGTTTGTACCAAAATCCATTGAGGAGTGGAAAAGAGGAAACTGGAGTGATGGTTGTGTAAGGCGTACCGAACTACTTTGTCAAGGCAAAGATGTAGACATGTTCCATCCATATTGCCAACATAAAGCCTCCAGACAATTACAAATTTGCAAGTAGTGCTTCTCACGCTATAGACTGCCACCAAAGTTGCCTGGACAATTGTTCTTGCTTGGCCTTCGCATTTATTAATGGGATAGGGTGCTTAGTGTGAAACCAGGAGCTAATGGACCTAGTGCAGTTTTCTGAAGGCGGAGAGCTTCTGTCTATACGTCTTGCAAGCTCTGAATTAGGTGTGGGTTAAATTAGATCATTTAAACGTTTATCCTCAACTCCATTGATACTGTTCTTTTGGTAGCAGCATTTTTcaattgtttagtttttgttGTCTTATAAATCTCAGATGGAAATAATCGAAAGAAGACCACAGTTTCTAGTGTTATCAGCATTTCTCTTTTTGTGATAGTGGGTTCTGCTGCCTTTGGATTTTGGAGATACAGAGTTAAGCATAACGGTACACATAGTTggttaatgtttatttattcaTTGCTTGTTAATGGTAACACATTGATACACTTCTAATGTATTCTTGCAACTCTAATCTCAGGTATTATATCAAAGGATGTTACAAAAGATGCATGGAGGAATGATCTGGAGTCACAAGATGTTTCAGGTTTAACTTTTCTTGATATGAATACCATTGAAACTGCCACAAATAATTTCAGTCTGTCAAATAAACTCGGACAAGGTGGATTTGGTTCAGTTTACAAGGTAAGAGTATCATGTCACCTCTTTGGTCTTTTGTATTCTCTCTTTATTTTCTCTAGATGACCTTGTACAATCATTTCAGGGAAAACTACAAGATGGGAAAGAAATTGCTGTAAAACGGCTTTCAAGCAACTCAGGGCAGGGCAAAGAGGAATTCACAAATGAAATAGTACTCATCTCAAAACTACAACACAGAAACTTAGTTCGGATTTTGGGATGTTGCATTGAAGGAGAAGAGAGGCTATTGATTTATGAGTTCATGTTGAACAAAAGCCTTGATACTTTTATCTTCGATAGGTCTCTTCTTGCCTCATTCTTTTCACAGCAGCAGTTTTCTCTTCACCTACAATACTTTTGTTTGATAGTGTTTTGCACTGTATTATTGCTTAGATTCAAGAAGAAAGGTTGAGATTGGGTGGCCTAAGAGATTCAGTATCATCCAAGGTATTGCACGTGGACTTCTCTATCTCCACCGTGAGTCATGCCTCAAGGTTATTCACCGAGACCTGAAGGTGAGTAATATTCTTATGGATGAGAAGATGAACCCAAAAATATCAGATTTTGGATTGGCTCGGATGTATCAAGGAACCGAACATGAGAAAAATACTCACAGGGTTGCAGGAACTTTGTAAGaatctattttaaaaacataattaacatgattctattttctaaaacatactTAACATGATTCATAATCATATCGGAAAACTTAAAGGGAAACTGTTTTGATGTTTGAACAGAGGATATATGGCACCTGAGTATGCATGGACAGGAATGTTCTCTGAGAAATCCGATATCTACAGCTTCGGAGTTCTGTTGTTAGAAATCATCAGCGGGGAAAAAATCTCAAGATTTGGCTATGGTGAAGAAGGCAAAAACCTTCTTACATATGTAAGTTAAACACTTAAGTAATAATTTAGGTTATCATATTCTTATATTCTTCATATTTGAAACTAAAAAACAACAGGCATGGGAAACTTGGGGTCAAAATGGAGGAATTAATCTCTTGGACCAAGGCATTGCTGATTCATGTCAGCTGCTAGAAGTTGAGAGGTGTGTTCAGATTGGTTTGCTCTGTGTTCAACACCAACCTGCCGACAGACCCAACACACTTGAGTTACTGTCTATGCTCACTACAACATCAGATCTTCCATCACCAAAACAGCCCACATTTGTAGCGCAGACGAGAAATAAAGAATTCGTGGCTATGGGTTTAACCACCGTCAGTAAGATGACAGATTCTGTAATCCTTGGGCGTTAAAGAAACGATGACAAGTTTCTGCAGTTAATCATCCGGCTTGAAAACATGTCGAGATGAATAAAAATATCGTTTGATGTCTTCGGGGTCTGAGTGCTTTGATATCTATCACTTGTAACCACTATCTCTCAAACAAACTTCGCTCTAATAGCCGTTTCTCTCCTTCAAATTTTCTTTCATACTCTTGACTCTTGTTTGATTATATCTACACATATTTTATTGAATAGTTTATGGGCAATTCTCTtgcactttttaagtttttgtcactaAAAtaacactcaaaaaataaaatgatcaaaatagcacttttgttttgaaaattttaattttaattttttatttttaataatttgaacaTATTCATAAACTTCGcctcttaaatctaaaccctaagtcttagattaattaacccaagtgttataaatgcatatttaccattcaataaaacttttttggtcattttcctccttgtgatgctattttgtgacaaaaatttggGTTGGTGCTATATTAGGCTTTTTCTCTGTTAATAACttacaactagattttgacccgcgcttcgaaagcgcggatattatttttataaaatatattatttgttataattattgaatgtatttttatcttagtaaaactttctttataataaattcgacacatagagtctCTAGTAAACTATATATTCTCTGGCTCTGTTTTATTCTTTCtctaatcaacatatttatttggcttgttaaaataaatgattttagaacgcaattatacaatacttttacattgatattttgtttaaacaatgtgacatatttctatattagttaaatatttacattgtaatttaaatttgtatacaaatcaatatatatgtgtagtttgtggttaaaagaaatgattttgaatccaaatgtacactacttttatattgatttctttttcagttcatataaatattttaaatatatttatttcaactgaactaactaccatgaaatatatttttatacaccaatatttatttttcatagttagtgttatatattttagatgtatcatatTATAACTAACAATATTCAAAAGACCTGGACCGAATAaagttatatggctatttttgttataaatatcaGAACcagttttagatacattggttatttagatattttaaagtttctatacatccagatccagaatgaccaacctcaaaatccacacatacgtttataatattcaagcgggattTGGTTTCAAACAAAAAGAACGATACTCGAAAGAAACACCATATACCTAAATGGACAAATAAtctaactattttataaattaatgaaaaaactctttctatgtgtttggctaaattaaatgaaatataaagtttttttatcaagtaaaataattatatggagtaaaaaattaaatggtaaTAAATGTAAcgcattttaattattttgatttaacttattattttattcacaaaaacatatctttgaacaatatttttaggtacataattttccaccgattgaaactaaaataaaaatattttagtaaaataaactaaaccaaacgtttaatcatatg is a genomic window containing:
- the LOC130496999 gene encoding F-box/FBD/LRR-repeat protein At3g51530-like, with translation MEQCGESLRKRDVVDRISALPEPLILQILSLLPTKLVIATSVLSKRWRCVWKMVPVLRFESKGDIKKFAESVSKSLLSHKSPILNTLHLKLNDRCDDVYIGVWAGIAITRHVRDLELDLHFGYSDPPIRFPSSLFCFDTLETLKFKHHVLLDIPSLVSLNSLRTLHLHSVVYKDSESIRNLFSSCPNLEHLVVHRSYNDVVKFVIESPSLKTLSLYGENFVGRENGIGGYVINAPSLVRLNIQMLKGYEHCLIENAPELLIEANVSNVSNITNETIMASLKSTKRLCLDLSPLQIAYPTGIVFYQLVYLEMYSHKVEWWNLLAVMLDSSPKLQVLKLTDDSSQQPKLVSDKKNMEPGKWNQPKCVPQCLLWHLETFVWTRPDWIREEEKEVARYILGNARHLKKATFIIEPIESKRLFRLAKRREMLNELPAVVRASSSCQLVFQSE
- the LOC130496325 gene encoding G-type lectin S-receptor-like serine/threonine-protein kinase At1g61480, giving the protein MDLVQFSEGGELLSIRLASSELDGNNRKKTTVSSVISISLFVIVGSAAFGFWRYRVKHNGIISKDVTKDAWRNDLESQDVSGLTFLDMNTIETATNNFSLSNKLGQGGFGSVYKVRVSYDLVQSFQGKLQDGKEIAVKRLSSNSGQGKEEFTNEIIGLLCVQHQPADRPNTLELLSMLTTTSDLPSPKQPTFVAQTRNKEFVAMGLTTVSKMTDSVILGR